One Nostoc sp. CENA543 genomic window, TAGCAGTTTTAAAGATGATAGTTCACCTAATGGGGACTGGGGATTGGGGACTGGGGATTTGGGAATAGGGAATAGAATCTTTAATTTTGAATTTTGAATTTTGAATTGATTAGCCCAATGCCCAATGCCCAAAAGAATACTTCCCTTAACTAATTCCCTTAAGCTTACGGGTAGTATCAACTAAACTTTGGGCGAACTGGTCAAATCTTTGAGACAATTTTTCATCCAAAATTTTACCGTCGGGACTAAACGCAGCATAAGCTTGGCCGATCGCAATTTGTTCTGGAATTACCCAACCGTGTACCCAACGCATAATCAACCGCAGATCATTTAAAGCGTTGCTATTCGATTGTCCGCCCAATACACTAAGTAATCCTGTAACTTTTCCAGACAGTTCCTCAAAACTCATTAAATCTAAGGCATTTTTAATTACACCACTCACACCACCATGATATTCAGGTGTAGCTAAAACTAAGCCATCGCTGTTGCGAACCGTATCACGCAATTTCTGCACATCTGGATATTCTAGATATTCTTTAGCTCCAGTACAAAACGGTAATTGCAACTGTCGTAAATCGAGAATTTCTACATCTGCACCTATAGCCTCAAGCCTTTGTGCTGCTACCTGTAAAGCCAACTGGGTGTAGGAGTTGGGTCTTAAACTACCACCGATGCCAACAATCTTCACCATAATTCACCCATTATTAAGTAATTCTAAAAAACCGAAGTCATTACGACTATGTTAACAATCTTAACGATTTATCGTACCACCGTCAAATTACTGAGGTATTGTTTATTGTTGTCCGGGCAAGTTTAATCAAAATATCTGTGTTCAAAGGTGAATATCTACCAAAACCCGTCCCCGTTAGCAGTTGGCTTAGTTCATTCAGCCTTTAAAAGTATTTCCCCTACACCCTTACACCCCTAAACCCCCACACCCCTAGATACCCACACCCTTAAACCCCCACACCCTTAAACCCCCACACCCTCCTTTGAGAGTTAGACTAGATTAAATAAGTAGTAATTTCCAGTTATTAGGATTTTTGCTCAAAGAGAAGTCAGGAAAATATGCTCGGCTTGTGGCATCAGACAAAGGGTAATTTTTATGAAAAATTTTGGTAAGAAAACATTGATGAAACAGCAATCACCAAAGCGCGCTGTGTGGGCTAGTGCGCTAGCAGCTAGTCTGATCATGTTGCCGAGTATGTTTGGCGGTAGTCCAGTTTTGGCACAGAAGGCAGAACGCGAACCCTTAACTTATGGACAGTTACTCCAAAAAATCAAGCAAAATCAAGTTAAAGAAGTAGAATTGGATGAAACTGAACAATTAGCACACGTTTATTTAAAAGATCAAAAGCCAAATTCCCCACCTATCAAGGTGACGCTTCTACAGGACAATAAAGAGTTAATTAATCAACTCAGGGAAAATAATGTAGAGTTTGGGGAAAAAGTCTTCTCTGCCAATAGTAGAGCAGTGGGGGGATTATTCCTCAATCTGCTGTGGATTTTACCCTTAGTGGCTTTAATGCTGCTGTTTTTGCGTCGTTCTACCAATGCTTCTAGCCAAGCCTTAAACTTTGGTAAATCTAGGGCGCGTTTCCAAATGGAAGCGAAAACCGGGGTGAAATTTGACGATGTAGCGGGTATAGAAGAAGCCAAAGAAGAACTGCAAGAAGTGGTGACTTTCTTAAAGCAGCCAGAAAGATTTACGGCTGTCGGCGCACGTATTCCCAAAGGTGTATTGTTGATAGGTTCTCCAGGAACAGGTAAAACTTTACTGGCGAAGGCGATCGCAGGGGAAGCTGCTGTACCATTCTTTAGTATCTCCGGTTCAGAATTCGTAGAAATGTTTGTGGGTGTGGGTGCTTCTCGTGTCCGCGACTTATTCAAGAAAGCCAAAGAAAATGCCCCTTGTCTAATATTCATTGATGAAATTGACGCAGTAGGTAGACAACGGGGTACAGGTATCGGTGGCGGTAACGATGAAAGAGAACAAACCCTCAACCAGTTACTCACCGAAATGGATGGCTTTGAAGGTAACACAGGCATCATTATTATTGCTGCTACCAACCGTCCCGATGTCTTAGATGCTGCTTTGCTACGTCCAGGACGTTTTGACAGACAGGTAATAGTTTACCCACCCGATATCAAAGGCCGCTTAGAAATTTTGCAAGTCCACGCACGCAATAAAAAACTTGACCCCAGCATATCACTAGATGTGATTGCCCGCCGCACACCAGGATTTACCGGTGCAGACTTAGCCAACCTCCTCAATGAAGCCGCCATCCTCACCGCCAGAAGACGCAAAGAAGCCATCACCATGCTAGAAATTGATGATGCCATAGACAGAGTTGTAGCAGGGATGGAAAGGACACCCTTGGTGGACAGTAAAAACAAACGTTTAGTTGCTTACCACGAAGTCGGACACGCCCTAGTCGGAACTTTATTAAAAGACCATGACCCCGTACAAAAAGTTACCATCATGCCACGGGGACAAGCGTTGGGATTAACTTGGTTTACCCCCAACGAAGAACAAGGGTTAAAGTCTCGTTCCCAAATCAAAGCCGAAATTACCTCCACTTTAGGAGGTCGCGCCGCCGAGGAAATTGTATTTGGCAAGCCAGAAGTAACAAACGGCGCAAGCAACGATTTGCAACACGTAACAGCAATGGCGCGGCAGATGGTAACACGTTTTGGGATGTCTGAATTAGGTTTATTATCCTTAGAAAATCAGAACAATGAAGTATTTTTAGGTCGAGACTGGATGAATAAATCAGAATATTCTGAGGAAATTGCCGCCAGAATTGATGCACAAGTTCGTGAAATCGTCAATGAATGTTATCAAAAAGCCAAAGAAATCTTGCAAGAAAACCGAGCATTATTAGAATATCTCTCAGATTTCTTGGCAGACCAAGAAACCATTGATGGCGAATTATTCCGCAAAATTGTGCTGGAAAACAATAGACAAGTTACTAGTGACGAATTGACTCAAGTTGTGAGTTATTAGTCGATAGTCAGTAGGGGCGGGTTTTGTGAGAGATTCACACTCTCAAACAGATATTTTAGTCAAACCCGCCCTTATACCAATTTTGGATTTTGGATTTTGGATTTTGGATTGAAAGCCTAGATTACGCCGTGTGCAACTTTCTCTCAAACCTAACCCCCAACCCAAGAAAGCTTCAGAAAGTTTGCAGCACCTACTCAGAGTAAGTTGTACTTAAGCGATAATACATACACTTGCCTATAAAAGCACAGTTATGACCTGCTGCCTAAATCCAGCTTGCCACAACCCACCCCATCCCGACGGTGTAAATTTCTGTTCTAGCTGCGGTGTTCCCTTAACCGTGCTGAGAAACCGCTATCGCCCGGTGAAATCATTAGGTGGCGGAGGATTTGGTAAGACTTATTTAGCAGAAGACATCGACAAATTAAACGAGCCTTGTGTCATCAAGCAATTCGCACCGCAAGTCCAAGGAACAGGCGCACTCAACAAAGCCACCGAACTATTTGAGCAAGAAGCCAAACGACTGCAACAGTTAGGCAAACATCCGCAAATTCCCACACTGTTAGCTTATTTCAATGAAGATAATCGCCTTTATTTAGTGCAGGAGTTCATCGACGGGCAGAATTTATTAAAAGAATTACGAAATCAGGGAAATTTCACAGAGAAGCAAGTTAGAGAGTTATTGCAGGATTTATTGGATATTCTCAAAACAGTTCATCAACAAAAAGTCATTCACCGCGATATCAAACCAGAGAATATCATTCGTGACAGCAATGGGAAGTTGGTACTGATTGATTTTGGTGCATCCAAACAACTGACATCAACGGTAATGACTTCACAAGGAACAACCATTGGTTCTTTTGGTTATGCACCACTAGAACAAATGCAGGGAGGTGAAGCGTACCCAGCCAGTGATTTATATAGCGTCGGTGCAACTTGTTTTCACTTGTTGAGTGGGATTCATCCTTGGGAATTGTGGAAGCGTCAAGGTTATGGTTGGGTTGGCAGTTGGAGACAGCATTTACAGCAACCAGTCAGTGAAGAATTTGGGCAAATACTAGATAAGTTACTCCACGAAGAACACCAGCAGCGTTATCAGTCGGCTCAAGAAGTAGTTTTACAAGCTTTAAATCCTTCACCACCTTCACAACGTCCCAATAAGCCATTCAATGCAACTCCATTATCACGGCTACGAAGAGCAGTAAAGTACACGCTGCTATTTCTGCTATTTATTGTTTCCATTGCTGTTGTCACAGCTTTTTTTGATAAACAACCCCAACAAAGTGAAACATGGCGATATAGCCAGTTTATTCAAGAAGTAGAAAAAGGCAGAGTAGAAAAGGTTACTTTGAATGCAGATAGATCCAGAGCTATTGTCACTCCTACAGAAGGTAACAAAAAAGTAGTTATCTTGATCAATGATCCAGATTTAATCAATACACTGACTGCCAAAGGCATTGATATTTCTGTTTTGCCACCCACTGATGAAGAATTTTGGTTCAAGGTATTAGGCAGGTTATATTTCTATGTATTCCCTATATTATTTTTATTTGGCTTGTTTTTATTGCTCCGTCGCCCTAAAAATGGTCGATGAAGTGAGTTCCGTAACCAGCACTACAAGCAAAGCCCTAGTCAGTTATGATTAATAGGTATTAGCGATCGCCATTAATATCACTCATGATAAAATCACCCTAGCCAAAAATCAGCTAAAACCTCTGCGTGAAAACCGACAGCATATTTTATCGCCTATTCCAACAATTCCCCAGCATCTTCTTTGAACTAATTGACAACCCTCCCGAAACTGCCAACATCTATCAATTTGCTTCCGTAGAAATCAAACAAACAGCCTTTAGAATTGACGGTGTATTTCTCCCCACCCAAGATGAAACCAAACCGATTTATTTTGTAGAAGTCCAATTTCAAGCAGATGCAGATATTTACCTGCGCTTGATTTCCGAAATTACCCTATACTTACGTCAAAACAAACACGAAAATCCTTGGCGGGGAGTAGTAATTTATCCTCAAAGACAGATAGACATAGCATCAAAAGCAGATTTCTTG contains:
- the ftsH gene encoding ATP-dependent zinc metalloprotease FtsH — encoded protein: MKNFGKKTLMKQQSPKRAVWASALAASLIMLPSMFGGSPVLAQKAEREPLTYGQLLQKIKQNQVKEVELDETEQLAHVYLKDQKPNSPPIKVTLLQDNKELINQLRENNVEFGEKVFSANSRAVGGLFLNLLWILPLVALMLLFLRRSTNASSQALNFGKSRARFQMEAKTGVKFDDVAGIEEAKEELQEVVTFLKQPERFTAVGARIPKGVLLIGSPGTGKTLLAKAIAGEAAVPFFSISGSEFVEMFVGVGASRVRDLFKKAKENAPCLIFIDEIDAVGRQRGTGIGGGNDEREQTLNQLLTEMDGFEGNTGIIIIAATNRPDVLDAALLRPGRFDRQVIVYPPDIKGRLEILQVHARNKKLDPSISLDVIARRTPGFTGADLANLLNEAAILTARRRKEAITMLEIDDAIDRVVAGMERTPLVDSKNKRLVAYHEVGHALVGTLLKDHDPVQKVTIMPRGQALGLTWFTPNEEQGLKSRSQIKAEITSTLGGRAAEEIVFGKPEVTNGASNDLQHVTAMARQMVTRFGMSELGLLSLENQNNEVFLGRDWMNKSEYSEEIAARIDAQVREIVNECYQKAKEILQENRALLEYLSDFLADQETIDGELFRKIVLENNRQVTSDELTQVVSY
- a CDS encoding serine/threonine-protein kinase yields the protein MTCCLNPACHNPPHPDGVNFCSSCGVPLTVLRNRYRPVKSLGGGGFGKTYLAEDIDKLNEPCVIKQFAPQVQGTGALNKATELFEQEAKRLQQLGKHPQIPTLLAYFNEDNRLYLVQEFIDGQNLLKELRNQGNFTEKQVRELLQDLLDILKTVHQQKVIHRDIKPENIIRDSNGKLVLIDFGASKQLTSTVMTSQGTTIGSFGYAPLEQMQGGEAYPASDLYSVGATCFHLLSGIHPWELWKRQGYGWVGSWRQHLQQPVSEEFGQILDKLLHEEHQQRYQSAQEVVLQALNPSPPSQRPNKPFNATPLSRLRRAVKYTLLFLLFIVSIAVVTAFFDKQPQQSETWRYSQFIQEVEKGRVEKVTLNADRSRAIVTPTEGNKKVVILINDPDLINTLTAKGIDISVLPPTDEEFWFKVLGRLYFYVFPILFLFGLFLLLRRPKNGR
- a CDS encoding NADPH-dependent FMN reductase; amino-acid sequence: MVKIVGIGGSLRPNSYTQLALQVAAQRLEAIGADVEILDLRQLQLPFCTGAKEYLEYPDVQKLRDTVRNSDGLVLATPEYHGGVSGVIKNALDLMSFEELSGKVTGLLSVLGGQSNSNALNDLRLIMRWVHGWVIPEQIAIGQAYAAFSPDGKILDEKLSQRFDQFAQSLVDTTRKLKGIS